The following proteins come from a genomic window of Rutidosis leptorrhynchoides isolate AG116_Rl617_1_P2 chromosome 10, CSIRO_AGI_Rlap_v1, whole genome shotgun sequence:
- the LOC139873592 gene encoding putative inactive cadmium/zinc-transporting ATPase HMA3 yields MNENITKKMEKSYFDVLGVCCSSEVPLIEKILKPIEGVRDVSVIVPSRTVIVVHDPLLVSQLQIVKALNEARLEANVRVKGETNYRNKWPSPFAVACGVLLLLSFLSYVYSPFKWLALAAVAVGIIPIVLKSVASLRNFRLDVNTLMLIAVGGSIFLKDYWEAGTIVFLFTTAEWLESRASHKATAVMSSLMNMAPQKAVLASNGEQVNASEVMVNTKLAVKAGDCIPIDGIVVQGKCEVDEKSLTGESFPVSKQVDSTVWAGTINLNGYISINTTVLAEDCVVARMAKLVEEAQNKKCKTQRYIDECAKYYTPAVVVVAACLAAVPASLKLHNLDEWYHLALVVLVSSCPCALILSTPVATFCALTKAATTGLLIKGAEYLETLSKVKIIAFDKTGTITKGEFSVSNFQSLIDDVSLDKLLYWVSSIESKSSHPMASALIDYAQSHSVTAQPDNVEEFENYPGEGIYGKIEGENVYVGNQKIAIRAGYSHAWDKVHVNMEGRSTGYIFVGTALAGVFSLSDSCRTGAKEALKELKSMGIKTAMLTGDCQSAANHAQNQLGETLEIVHAGLLPQDKAKFITDFQKMAPTAMVGDGINDAPALATADIGISMGISGSALATETGQVILMSNDIRKIPIVVRIARKTRRKIFENIFLAIITKVAIIALAIAGHPLVWAAVLADVGTCLIVILNSMLLLRTTTVSKSTKHHSGSSHTHRKHCHSKKSSDVGQKKGCCDHEHKEQEPKQYVQSIEDKHSCCAHDGHAHKVNHAKHEREDTHGHNCVHDNHIHEVKNLAQELKQCGQGKNIALCAHDHDHDHDHDHEHEHEHEHAHVVNYMVEDIKGTHNCCGHSDNEVNEVKHKVEDKKIHGGCGHEDHQASDRIIQVLDNKNSDMESHIRSRSCDINIVNLQNNCCHDQITHKKSHSSHETHSHSSHGHVKEYTNEEELRKMVRRCCENHEFEKMNVGGCCRSFRKEGCGHQHFAGLSEIVID; encoded by the exons ATGAATGAGAATATAACAAAGAAGATGGAGAAAAGCTACTTTGATGTTTTAGGAGTGTGTTGTTCTAGTGAAGTGCCTTTGATTGAAAAGATCCTTAAACCGATTGAAGGTGTTCGTGATGTTTCTGTTATTGTTCCTTCGAGAACCGTTATTGTCGTTCATGATCCACTTCTTGTTTCCCAGCTTCAAATTG TTAAGGCGCTAAATGAAGCGCGATTAGAAGCTAATGTTAGAGTAAAGGGAGAAACAAACTATCGGAACAAATGGCCAAGTCCGTTTGCTGTTGCTTGTGGTGTTCTGCTTTTGTTGTCGTTTTTGAGTTACGTTTATTCGCCGTTCAAGTGGCTAGCACTCGCAGCTGTTGCAGTCGGCATTATTCCAATTGTATTGAAGTCTGTTGCGTCGTTACGCAATTTCAGACTCGACGTAAACACCCTCATGCTCATTGCAG TTGGGGGATCAATTTTTTTAAAAGATTACTGGGAAGCAGGAACAATTGTGTTCTTATTCACTACAGCAGAATGGCTCGAGTCAAGGGCTAGTCACAAG GCAACTGCGGTAATGTCATCTTTAATGAACATGGCTCCACAAAAAGCAGTATTGGCCAGCAACGGTGAACAAGTCAACGCTAGTGAAGTCATGGTCAACACTAAGCTTGCAGTTAAGGCGGGAGATTGTATCCCgattgatggaattgtggttcaagGGAAATgtgaggttgatgaaaaatctttaACTGGAGAGTCGTTTCCTGTATCGAAACAAGTAGATTCCACTGTTTGGGCTGGCACAATAAATCTAAATG GTTACATTAGCATAAACACTACTGTCCTAGCAGAAGATTGTGTAGTCGCACGAATGGCTAAGCTTGTGGAAGAAGCTCAAAACAAAAAATGCAAAACTCAAAGATACATAGACGAATGCGCAAAATACTACACCCCAG CTGTTGTTGTTGTAGCAGCCTGCTTGGCTGCAGTACCAGCTTCTTTAAAACTTCACAATTTAGACGAATGGTATCACTTGGCGCTAGTAGTTTTAGTAAGCTCGTGTCCTTGTGCACTCATACTGTCGACACCTGTTGCTACCTTCTGTGCGCTAACAAAGGCAGCTACTACCGGACTACTCATCAAAGGAGCGGAATACTTAGAAACATTATCCAAAGTTAAAATCATTGCGTTTGACAAAACGGGGACGATCACTAAAGGAGAGTTCTCAGTTTCAAACTTTCAGTCACTAATAGACGACGTCAGTTTAGACAAATTGTTGTACTG GGTTTCGAGTATAGAGAGTAAGTCTAGTCATCCTATGGCTTCAGCGCTTATAGACTATGCGCAGTCTCATTCTGTCACAGCCCAACCAGACAACGTTGAGGAATTTGAAAATTATCCGGGTGAAGGAATTTATGGGAAAATTGAAGGGGAAAATGTGTATGTCGGGAACCAAAAGATCGCGATTAGAGCAGGCTATTCACATG CTTGGGATAAGGTGCATGTAAACATGGAAGGAAGGTCCACCGGGTACATTTTTGTAGGGACCGCACTTGCCGGAGTTTTTAGTCTCTCTGATTCATGTCGAACGGGTGCAAAAGAAGCGCTTAAAGAACTCAAATCAATGGGTATAAAAACAGCTATGCTAACAGGAGACTGTCAGTCTGCAGCCAATCATGCACAAAATCAG TTAGGCGAGACGTTAGAGATAGTACACGCAGGACTATTACCACAAGATAAGGCAAAATTTATAACAGATTTTCAAAAAATGGCTCCAACTGCAATGGTTGGAGATGGGATCAATGATGCACCTGCGTTAGCGACTGCAGATATTGGGATTTCGATGGGGATTTCGGGATCAGCGCTTGCAACCGAGACTGGGCAGGTGATTTTGATGTCGAATGATATACGAAAAATCCCGATTGTAGTGAGGATAGCACGAAAAACCCGAAGaaaaatatttgaaaatatatttttggCTATTATTACCAAGGTTGCTATAATTGCCTTGGCTATTGCGGGCCATCCACTAGTTTGGGCGGCCGTTTTAGCAGATGTTGGAACCTGTTTGATAGTCATTTTAAACAGCATGCTTTTATTAAGAACGACAACCGTTTCAAAAAGTACAAAACACCATTCGGGTTCTTCACATACTCATCGTAAACACTGTCATTCCAAAAAGTCTTCAGATGTTGGTCAAAAGAAAGGCTGTTGTGACCATGAGCATAAGGAACAAGAACCTAAACAGTATGTACAAAGTATAGAGGATAAACATAGTTGTTGTGCTCATGATGGTCATGCACATAAGGTGAATCACGCAAAACATGAGAGGGAAGACACACATGGACATAATTGTGTTCATGATAACCACATACATGAGGTCAAAAATTTGGCGCAAGAATTGAAGCAATGTGGACAAGGAAAAAATATTGCTTTATGTGCTCATGATCATGACCATGACCATGACCATGACCATGAACATGAACATGAACATGAGCATGCACATGTGGTAAATTACATGGTTGAAGACATAAAAGGAACACATAATTGTTGTGGTCATTCTGATAATGAGGTTAATGAGGTCAAGCACAAAGTAGAAGATAAAAAAATCCATGGTGGTTGTGGTCATGAGGATCATCAAGCTTCTGATCGGATCATACAAGTGCTGGATAACAAGAATTCGGATATGGAATCGCATATTAGGAGTCGTAGTTGTgacataaatatagttaatttgcaAAACAACTGCTGTCATGATCAAATAACTCACAAGAAAAGCCACTCGAGTCATGAAACGCATAGCCATTCGAGCCATGGTCATGTAAAAGAGTACACTAATGAAGAGGAATTAAGGAAAATGGTAAGACGTTGTTGCGAGAACCATGAGTTCGAAAAGATGAATGTAGGTGGTTGTTGCAGGAGCTTCAGAAAGGAAGGTTGTGGACATCAACATTTTGCAGGGTTATCAGAAATAGTTATTGACTAA